Genomic segment of Mercurialis annua linkage group LG6, ddMerAnnu1.2, whole genome shotgun sequence:
CTGTAGATAGTTTTATTCAAtcaaatttattcaattaaattttactttttaacattattaaaataattgcaAAACCAATATATCAATTACTGTTGTGCTACTAGTTTTTGAAAgccatatttttaaaactaaacctATCTACTTCCAAATTTTGGACCAAATTAACActgatttatattaattaaagacCACAAAATGTTAAATAcgtaaaaagaataaaattttataaatcacATATAATAtccatatataaatatattttaatatagaaaTACTTTTTCATAATTCATgaatattatttgataaattaaaatttatacataaaaattatacaatCTAATATTGACTAGGAAtatattgaataaaattatttaatattggGTCACCTAAAAAGAGTGCATGGAAGAGGAAATTAATATAGAAGAAGAAACCAATAAACTTTAGCTCAAATAGTAgaaaactgctaggtcgtgggttcgattcctcccaccagcgctccccctcccaaattataaaaaaaaatatagaagagGAAAATAAATATTCGACGTTGAaggttaaaattgaaacaaaattagatataaaaccAATAAGGAACTCGAGAACTCGAGTACAAAAGTCCTTATTTACATAGGAGTCTAACACCTAAATATTACTATTAAAGCAGCCCTTCCTTGCACAAAAATACTATTGCTTAAATATCCTCCGGCGGACTATCAGAAGCAAGCATGGAAAGCGGGCAGAAGTTTGAAATTGATCGCTATGCCTTAGATGACGATGATGTTGCAAGGCTCGGCGGCGATTTAATTGTTCATCTTCCATACAGTATGAGCTTTAGCAGAAGATTCTGATGTAGATTTTGATTACATTTGGGTGCCGAGGTGTGTTGATCATTTACAGAATATGAATTTGTTTAAGACGAGGGTCGAAAGAAATTGCGCCGAGGAAACTCTATGTAGAGTTGCTCATGAAAATACGTTGCCGTATGGGCCAAGAATCCTGGATTTGTATTCAATAATCCTGAAGCGCAACAAACAAGTAACTGGCAATGGAGAAACTGTGTGTTTGAAAGGTAAACTAAAAGGTGTAATTGAAATCAAGGACTACCCTGAGTTCCGTTGGGACATAAATGCTGAATTGTCTGGTGAAGGAGATGAAGATAGATGCACGCTTACCCTGAATGGTCCCAATTGCCCTCTCGGCTCTTCTCGTGCGATGGCTTCTCGAGGATTGGCTTTGCTCTCACTCTGGATGATCAACCTTTATTTCAAGGTGAGTACCCTGATGATTACTTTTATGAGGATGAGAAAGTATTTGGTCCTGGTAACAAAGTTAGTAGAGGTTTTTTTGCGACTGAACCTAATTGGCTAGCTGTTCCTTATCTTAATAACCGTCTTATCGAGATCCGAGTTTACACGGGTGAGAAGTGTTATGCTCGTTCCCGCCCGATTGTTTCTCCGGTGCAAATATTTGCACGGTTTGCTGTTATGCAGCCTGGACTAGTGGCCAGCATTAAGATTAAAGTCAGGAATCACCGGCACATCACCACCATCTCTGGTTCTATCTACGCTCGACCTTGCTGTTTCACCCATCGAATCCCCCTTATCAACTCCCTCGAGAATACCGAGGTGGCTGAAGATGGGACCATTGCGCTGAAGAGGTCATTTGTGGCTGTGTCATCACATGCCTCTCTGGTCATTGTAGCCGATGGGCTGCATGATCAACTTGGCAACCGTGTTACTCTCTGTGCCAACACTTTCTTCATTCCGGCCAAGGAGGCACCGTCCGAGGCTAGGATCATGTACGAGCAACCAGGGTCCGAGtctaacattttaaatgggCGCCTCCAAGCTGAGGTCGAATGGATTCCCCATGAATTTGACCTTCTATAGGATGTTTATTATTTGGTTGCATGTTTGTTCCCAGTTTTAAAAGTAAGTGTGGTTCGGTTTCTTATTTGACTTTCCCTTGTTGTTGCACTTTTTCTGGTTGATGTGAAATAATGAACATGTTCATTTGATTGGCTTGCATACATATATTTATTCTTTAGGATCCAATACTTATGCCTTTATGGATAAAATCTATTTGGCAGAAGCAAATATTCTGGGAACATATATCCAAAATGTTTTTTTGATTGTTTTAGTAGGATTGCTAATGAGATTCTTTGTGGTACATTTTTGTTAAAATGGCTAACAAATTATGGTGGGGATGAGATATCAACTGCTGAATCACTCTCGAGTAAGTTTGAATCTCAACAAACACATGAGATTCTTTGCGGTACATTCTTGAGTTTTGTGTCAAATCCAGGGCTGATCTGTGTCAAATCAAGGGCtaaattttgttcttttttcaGTGTTGTAAATGCATCGTATGTGTTTGTTGAATTGCCTAGATACACTTTTAGCTTGTTTCCGagttacatatatatacatgGGAAATAAGTCTGGTGATAGAggcatatatttatttttgctgTGTGGAAGTTTTTCttgtttaatttctttattcAACCTAAGTGCTAGTTGTTTGCTTAAATAATTTCTTGGAATGTTTGCATTTAATATTGCTGTATCAGAGTTGAAATGATGCCAATGATGATATTATCCAGCTGGTTTTAGGTCTAGTAAGGGGTGTAATCGAATTGAGTCGAGTTCAAACACTGCCAAGTCTCGAACTCGATCAACTTGATTCAATTATCTAtaaaatgttttaacttttaaaactagattcaaaattttgatatttaaatatagATAATATTGTAGTtgtaaaaggtgaaatagtaGATTAATTAAAGCTCGATTTAACTTACAAGTTTATCGAGTCATGTATTTTGATGTTCGACTCGACTCGGTAATTAATTACTAGCTCAAATTTGACCTCAACCCGATTAATGTCGAGTCAATTTTGAGTATTTTTAGAGTTAATTCTGAATCACTCTCGAGTAAGTTTGAATCGGTTACACCCGTAGGTGTAGTGAAGTTTAGATCCCTAGGTGCAGTGGCATAAGCCACATCACATGACATCGATTGATTTTATTGTTTGCTTCGGTTCACTTTTTAGCATAAACGCCATTCATTGTGTTATGTTTTCTCTATGTCGGTTGAGTTTTAACTATATTCTTGCACCTTTTTGATGGTTCTGAAAAACTCATAAAGTTTTGTGTTGTTATCAGTCTGCAACTATTGCAATGTCTTTTTCTTTGGaaccattttttttgtttcgttcTATCTATGGCCGTCTCTGTTTCATGTTGTGATTGATCCTTAGTTTCAGATTGCAGGCAATGGTGGACTGTGCATCATTCTCATGTAAAATGAAATTCCCTGGAAGATTATTCAGCTGCATTGTCTTTGTCAATATATTAGACATCAATTAATCCTAAAAACTAAGCATAGGTCCAATAAACGAAAACTGTAATTGCTTTAAACTTAAAGCTGTTATGTTCTCTATCAACTAATGTAAATTGGCAATGAGCAATAATAAAATTCAACAGTTTCCTCAATCTTTTATTGTTCAGTCTTGTAATTTATCAACTCTTCATTCTGAACACAAACAGTTACAGAATTATTCTGAATTCAAAAACTTACATAGACATTGGAGAAATACATAAGATTTATTCATATCGTATCAAGACAGCTTGAAAGACAAACCAGATCCGCTTAATTTTTCCTGCATCACATTCTCTAAACGCTGCTTCAACGACGGATCACTCAAATAATCCGCCCAACCCCCTACCTGACCTTTCCTGAAGAAGGCCGTGTGAGGATAAACCTCCAAGTAGCTGCCACTTTTATTCACCTCAAGTTCCTTCAAACTTGTCAAACTACACAGCTTCGCTATTTCCTGAACGACCCCTCGTCTCTCCTCTTCCTCCGAAAAAGGGCATCCAACAAACTCCGCAATTCTCTTCAACTCACCAGCAATGTCATCCTTCAAATCCTCATACTTCAAAAACAAcacctttttcttcttctccaagcTTTCCTTCCAGTACCCTAGCACATGGTCCCAGAAGGGTCCAAACGGAGCAACTCCTTTAAAATACATCTCAAACGACTCCTCAATGGAATTCTGAGCCTCGCTCGACTTGATTTCAGCAAGATGATGACAAAGAGAGACCGCAGCGTCAAAAGGGTTGCGGCAGATGTAAACAACACGAGCACCAGAGTGTTTTATAGACTCCGGCAAAGCTGAGTAAGGCATGTGAGTGGAAAAAAGCCGAGGAGAAGGAAGTGTAGTGAGATCAGGAACACCATTCTTTTTAGCAAAGACCTCATATTCTAGAATGGGTACGAGATGGTGAGGGTTTGACGAAAGCAAAGGGGTGGTTGAGGAGTCATAACGAGTACGGTTAACAATGGAGAAGGTGAGAGCTTTTAACCAGGTGGTGCCGCATTTTGGAACGGAGGCGACTATAATATCTTGGTCTTGAGCTTGGAAGTGCTTTTGGAATGAAATTATATTGGGAATAAATTTGGTTGAGCACCAAAAGTTTTGATATAAGCATAATTCTGTAAGTGACAACAGCCCAGATGCTTTCGGAAGGGAAGAGattaattcttcttcttcttcatcagccATTGTTGAATTAGATGAGTAAAAGTTGAATGAAAGGCTGAGTTCTGGTTAAactttaaccaagttttatatTGTATATTCAGTTTGTCCGATCTCAATATGCTTTAATGACTTATCTTTTTTGTCCTCTTTTGAGTAAATGACAATAGCTCCATTATTAAGCTCTCTATGGGACCACTGCCACCGCCAACAAATAATCAAATGAGTAGTACTATATAACCCTTCTTTTTAACCCACCTTTTTTAACCCACCTGACGTGACAACAAACTAGTGGATGCATTAAAAgttgttttttgagatatacacttttggagGGTAATTGGACGAATTAAATGCTGTCACGTAAGGAGGGACAATAAAGGAGGTACaaaatggtgggttaaatagcattttcctaatcaaatattattaattttgattaatgaCTTATTCTTATTCATAATAATCTTTTTAGATCcgcatatatttaaaattcaaactttaatCCTTCTTATTTAAATATCTATTTTATCCTTccgtatgtttttaatattactcaattaattagaatatttaactaaaaatattaaattttacttttttaaacaattaaaataaaaatacataattattttcaaatagtaGCAGTTTATTCTTACTATAAATCAGAgtggaaaaaataattatgtatttttattttaatagaattttatttatggtaatcaaaaaaatattacaatttataattgattatttataaaaaaaattacattatttaAGTTAAATTCATTTAAAAGCCTATTCTAAAACAAGTATTTGAAACCAATTATAttaatagttttataataatcaaatagtttattttcttatttttatagtttcataataatcaaataaattattaaatatataaattaattttaatattttaatattattaaattgattaaatattaagaaaaatatattaaaaaataattaaatgtagATATTATAGAGTGGATACAACtctgatacatttttgatacattttaaataCATTTCTAATACATCTCAGGTATATTacataattattgatttattatttaaaaaaatatacagttAAACGATGCGTAGGTGGGTTAATTTTTCATTTCCAAAATATTGGATCGAGAAAGTAAATTAGATGTATAAAAATTGGAgtttaattaaccaaattaattaaactttttaattgctatcttttatttttatcgatttaattaaatcaatcgaCTAATTCGATCGgttagttttaatatttatacatctctgatacataatttatacataatagatatatttttaatgtacTTTAAAGATATatcgctgatacataatttatacaaaatatatacaTTTTGTACTACATAATTTATGTATAATAGATACATTCTTGTTTTTTGAGTTGTATATAtgtgtatcaaaaatgtatagtagaacatatctgatacatttttcatatatctctgatcataatttatatatttttaatacatatttgattcatctcttatatatttttgatatactTATTATCAGTTTGTAATTTATGCtataaataaatgatatatattttttatatctacataataaataaatgaaaggttcaaacttttgtaaaattttcataaaaagtttgacctttttttattatttgattattttttataaatagacagaaaaaaaaataagagtacAGAGAAACAGCAAAAGAGAGTAACATAAGAAGTGaactgttaattttttattttgaatgcTTATTTAGTATAGTTACAgtagtttatcttattttatattctaattgcTTTATAACTTaataccaattaaataattattttaaatgtagTTAATTAATAAACTACAGGTATTAATTAAGTATTCTAAGGGTAATTTTGTAAATGAGcaatattaattgattaaaaatgttattCTCTTTTGTAGTGGATTTATATAGTTATACTgtataattgattaaaaatgcGAAAATTCTAGTCTTTGCATGTTTGGAATTTAGTAACTGACTCTATATACATAATTACATTAATTAGGTTAAGTCTTTTAAagtatacaattaatatatagagataggtgtaaataaattttttaggcCAAAAGACTTGTTGCTtacattaattagtttaaacTTTTCAGAATATGCAATTAATATATAGAGATAGgtgcaaataaaattttagttaaacctccaaaaaaatatcaaatttttgcaatttttatcaattataaccaaatctttcaaaatttgcaaatataacccgtttttgtatattatgtttcttttatagccattttGGAATtgatttggatttttattgtgattaaattttttattatgacaCAAAACGCAAAgatttgatatttaattatgattagaTCTTTTTTAATCTTATATAAACGGCTGTCATATTGAACAAAAAATTGGTTTGATTCGAATTTGgttatgaaaataacataatttgccaaaacgggttataattacaaattttgaaaggtttggtcataaatgataaaaataacaaaagttTGATAACTTTTTAGGATTTGGCCTaaaaattttatacttaaaaaCTTGTATTGCTTCAAGTTTATCACTTTGTAGAGCATTTCGAATCAATTGCATGGAACTGATATTAAACATTCAGAAAATTTTCTTAATCAATGATTTTAAGAAATAATTAGCAAACGCGGTGAATTGCATATACGAATTAATATAGTAATTATTTGTTCAAATCAAATTCAATGTTTCCTTATCCTAatagtatttaattaattattgtagTGACCATAAAatctattattaatataaatttaaaaaaactgtCGGATAGATTTGCATGTCCTTCCCCATCCggacttttatatataatatagatatacACAGACATACACATGCTTTTGTCAACAAGAATACATCAGTTGTCATATATTCATTGGTCTCAACTTTGATACCGATCTTTTTAAATGCTAATGTCACAATAACCAGACTCGACCGCAGGATCGAAATTGTGTGAATAACTGTTATTCACAGTTCATAAAAGTAATTTCGATTTATAGTTATAGGtggtttgaaaatttataaaagctataagttaaaattaaactttaatagAGAAATGAGATAATTATGagtgaaaataatataaaactgAAAACTGTGGGaggataataaaaattaaacatattgaaattttgaaaaaatgaaataataaaaagatga
This window contains:
- the LOC126687187 gene encoding uncharacterized protein LOC126687187, whose protein sequence is MHAYPEWSQLPSRLFSCDGFSRIGFALTLDDQPLFQGEYPDDYFYEDEKVFGPGNKVSRGFFATEPNWLAVPYLNNRLIEIRVYTGEKCYARSRPIVSPVQIFARFAVMQPGLVASIKIKVRNHRHITTISGSIYARPCCFTHRIPLINSLENTEVAEDGTIALKRSFVAVSSHASLVIVADGLHDQLGNRVTLCANTFFIPAKEAPSEARIMYEQPGSESNILNGRLQAEVEWIPHEFDLL
- the LOC126687189 gene encoding cytosolic sulfotransferase 15-like, with the translated sequence MADEEEEELISSLPKASGLLSLTELCLYQNFWCSTKFIPNIISFQKHFQAQDQDIIVASVPKCGTTWLKALTFSIVNRTRYDSSTTPLLSSNPHHLVPILEYEVFAKKNGVPDLTTLPSPRLFSTHMPYSALPESIKHSGARVVYICRNPFDAAVSLCHHLAEIKSSEAQNSIEESFEMYFKGVAPFGPFWDHVLGYWKESLEKKKKVLFLKYEDLKDDIAGELKRIAEFVGCPFSEEEERRGVVQEIAKLCSLTSLKELEVNKSGSYLEVYPHTAFFRKGQVGGWADYLSDPSLKQRLENVMQEKLSGSGLSFKLS